One genomic window of Punica granatum isolate Tunisia-2019 chromosome 1, ASM765513v2, whole genome shotgun sequence includes the following:
- the LOC116193055 gene encoding uncharacterized protein LOC116193055: protein MNSRSSSGRWRQRWCTQPLEPLMEGPDPDMQEDGNKKESSWEVIREWFRLQKSFGTGSNITNNASYYGSNNGGGTGMNAKTGDLRLLLGVLGCPLAPIPLVTEPLHPLHSKDIPIETSTAHYIIQQYLAATGSLKRQKGEQKNMYATGRVKMICCETEISSGKTVKSLGTRSEESGCFVLWQMLPGMWSLELVVGGHKVIAGSDGKIVWRHTPWLGTHAAKGRQRPLRRIMQGLDPKSTASLFGKAQCLGEKRIADEDCFVLKVAADREAVMERSEGPAEVMRHVLYGYFSQKSGLLVYLEDSHLTRVCSPHTDEAVYWETTIGSTVGDYREVDGVCIAHGGRSIATVFRFGEEETAQYSRSRMEEVWRIDDVDFNVPGLSLDYFIPPADIFDPNLVVSPTSQ from the exons ATGAACTCGAGATCATCGTCGGGCCGGTGGAGGCAGCGGTGGTGCACGCAACCGTTAGAGCCGCTAATGGAAGGCCCCGACCCAGATATGCAAGAGGACGGCAACAAGAAGGAGAGCTCCTGGGAGGTCATCCGGGAATGGTTCCGGCTCCAGAAGAGCTTCGGCACCGGCAGCAACATTACGAACAATGCCTCCTACTATGGCAGTAATAATGGCGGTGGAACCGGTATGAACGCGAAGACCGGGGACCTGAGGCTGCTCCTCGGCGTCCTCGGCTGCCCACTTGCCCCTATCCCGTTGGTGACCGAGCCCTTGCACCCACTTCACAGCAAAGACATCCCCATT GAGACGTCTACAGCACACTACATCATACAGCAGTACTTGGCGGCGACGGGGAGCCTGAAGCGTCAGAAGGGCGAGCAGAAGAACATGTACGCGACGGGGAGGGTGAAGATGATATGCTGCGAAACCGAAATATCATCTGGGAAGACCGTGAAGAGCCTGGGGACGAGGAGTGAGGAGAGTGGGTGCTTCGTGCTGTGGCAGATGCTGCCGGGGATGTGGTCCCTCGAGCTGGTCGTCGGCGGACACAAGGTCATCGCCGGCAGCGATGGCAAGATAGTGTGGCGGCACACCCCCTGGCTGGGCACTCACGCAGCCAAGGGCCGCCAGCGCCCTCTCCGCCGAATTATGCAG GGATTGGACCCAAAGAGCACCGCCAGCCTGTTCGGGAAGGCGCAGTGCCTGGGGGAGAAGAGGATCGCGGACGAGGATTGCTTCGTGCTGAAGGTGGCGGCGGACCGGGAGGCTGTGATGGAGAGGAGCGAGGGGCCAGCGGAGGTGATGAGGCACGTGCTGTACGGATACTTCAGCCAGAAGAGTGGCCTGCTCGTGTACCTCGAGGACTCCCACCTGACGCGGGTGTGCAGCCCCCACACTGACGAGGCGGTCTACTGGGAGACCACGATTGGGAGCACAGTGGGAGACTACAGGGAGGTAGACGGGGTGTGCATAGCCCACGGGGGGCGGTCGATCGCGACAGTGTTCCGGTTCGGGGAGGAGGAGACGGCGCAGTACAGCCGCAGCCGGATGGAGGAGGTTTGGAGGATCGACGATGTGGACTTCAACGTGCCGGGGCTGTCCCTCGACTACTTCATCCCCCCGGCGGACATTTTTGACCCAAACCTCGTCGTTTCTCCTACTTCCCAGtag
- the LOC116197285 gene encoding protein FORGETTER 1 isoform X1 — protein MTQPPPPPLPSPPAAPGVQVRCAGCRMILTVAPGVTEFACPSCKLPQMLPPELMTMRNPPPTHQQQLKPAHGIDPTKIQLPCAHCKAILNVPHGLARFKCPQCDTDLAVDLSKLKNLLPPPPFPPPEEVNEMAIEVEREEDEGGLSGETFTDYRPPKLSIGPPHPDPIVETSSLSAVQPPEPTYNLKIKDSLEASKALSCLQIETLVYACQRHHQHLPSGTRAGFFVGDGAGVGKGRTMAGLIWENWQHGRRKALWISVGSDLKYDARRDLDDVGATCVEVHALNKLPYSKLDSKSVGVKEGVLFLTYSSLIASSEKGRSRLQQLVQWGGSGFDGLVIFDECHKAKNLIPEAGSQPTRTGEAVLDIQARLPEGRVVYCSATGASEPRNMGYMVRLGLWGTGTSFSDFREFLVALEKGGVGALELVAMDMKARGMYVCRTLSYKGAEFDIVEAPLEDNMMEMYKKAAEFWAELRVELLSASVLLNEEKPNSSQLWRVYWSSHQRFFRHMCMSAKVPAVVRLAKQALHENKCVVIGLQSTGEARTEEAVTKYGLELDDFISGPRELLLKFVEENYPLPEKPEPLTDTGEESVKELQRKRHSARPDVSLKGRVRKVAKWRPASDDESDDDMDSDSANDSNESDDEFQICDVCNMEEERKRLLRCSCCGKLIHSACVVPPVEDAVPEDWSCQSCKEKTEEYLQARQVYVQELLKRYEGAMERKMKILEVIRSLDLPNNPLDDIIDQLGGPDKVAEMTGRRGMLVRAANGRGVMYQARNTKDVTMEMVNMHEKQLFMDGKKLVAIISEAGSAGVSLQADRRAINQRRRVHLTLELPWSADRAIQQFGRTHRSNQASAPEYRLLFTNLGGERRFASIVAKRLETLGALTQGDRRAGPSLSAYNYDSTYGKKALMMMYRGIMEQDALPVVPPGCSPEEPDKIQNFILKAKAALVSVGIVRDTVLGNGKDNFKFSGRIIDSDMHDIGRFLNRLLGLPPEIQNRLFELFVSILDLTVQNARIEGHLDSGIVDIRANLIELQGTPKTVHVDQMSGASTVLFTFTLDRGIMWETASSLLDERQKDGVGSSSDGFYESKREWLGKRHYVLAFESSTSGMFKIVRPTVGESVREMPLSELKSKYRKLASLEKARSGWEDEYELSSKQCMHGPNCKLGSYCTVGRRLQEVNVLGGLILPVWGTIEKALAKQARQSHKRLRVVRIETTTDKQRIVGLFIPNSAVESVLQDLAWVQDIED, from the exons ATGACGCAGCCACCGCCACCGCCGCTGCCTTCGCCGCCCGCGGCCCCCGGAGTGCAGGTGCGGTGCGCGGGTTGCAGGATGATCCTCACGGTGGCCCCTGGGGTGACGGAATTCGCGTGCCCTTCGTGCAAGCTCCCGCAGATGCTGCCACCGGAGCTGATGACAATGAGGAACCCACCGCCGACGCACCAGCAGCAGTTGAAGCCCGCTCACGGCATCGACCCCACCAAGATCCAGCTGCCCTGCGCCCACTGCAAGGCCATCCTCAATGTCCCCCACGGCCTGGCTCGCTTCAAGTGCCCTCAGTGCGACACCGACCTCGCCGTCGATCTCTCCAAGCTTAAGAACTTGCTGCCTCCTCCTCCGTTTCCTCCTCCCGAGGAAGTCAACGAG ATGGCAATTGAAGTTGAgcgagaagaagatgaaggcGGTTTGTCGGGTGAAACTTTTACTGATTAT CGCCCTCCTAAATTATCAATCGGACCTCCTCACCCAGATCCTATTGTGGAGACGTCATCCTTGTCTGCAGTCCAACCTCCTGAGCCtacatataatttaaaaattaaggatAGTCTGGAAGCATCAAAGGCTTTGTCATGCTTGCAGATTGAGACATTGGTCTACGCTTGTCAG CGACACCATCAACACCTCCCCAGTGGCACTAGGGCTGGATTTTTTGTTGGAGATGGAGCTGGAGTAGGTAAAGGTCGAACAATGGCTGGTTTGATATGGGAGAATTGGCAGCATGGGAGGAGGAAAGCATT GTGGATTTCTGTTGGTTCTGATTTGAAATATGATGCGAGAAGAGATTTGGATGATGTGGGTGCAACTTGTGTTGAAG TGCATGCCTTAAACAAACTCCCTTATTCTAAGCTTGATTCAAAGTCTGTTGGGGTGAAGGAGGGAGTCCTGTTTCTGACGTATAGCAGTCTTATAGCATCTTCTGAGAAAGGCCGTTCTCGTCTGCAGCAGCTTGTCCAATGGGGTGGATCAGGGTTTGATGGTCTTGTCATATTTGACGAG TGTCACAAGGCTAAAAATTTGATACCTGAAGCTGGAAGTCAACCAACACGAACTGGTGAAGCTGTTCTTGACATTCAG GCCCGACTTCCAGAAGGCCGTGTTGTTTACTGTTCAGCAACTGGTGCATCTGAACCCCGGAATATGGGGTATATGGTGCGACTTGGACTTTGGGGAACTGGAACAAGTTTTTCAGATTTTCGTGAATTCTTAG TTGCTCTTGAGAAGGGAGGTGTTGGAGCATTGGAACTTGTTGCTATGGACATGAAAGCAAG GGGGATGTATGTATGCCGTACTCTAAGCTACAAAGGAGCAGAATTTGATATTGTTGAAGCTCCACTTGAGGACAACATGATG GAGATGTATAAAAAGGCAGCTGAGTTTTGGGCAGAGTTACGTGTGGAGTTGCTTTCAGCGAGTGTTCTTCTTAATGAGGAAAAACCCAATTCCAGTCAGTTGTGGAGAGTATATTGGTCAAGCCATCAG AGGTTCTTTAGACACATGTGCATGTCAGCAAAAGTGCCTGCGGTAGTAAGATTAGCAAAACAAGCTTTGCATGAAAATAAGTGTGTGGTCATTGGCCTTCAGAGTACTGGAGAAGCTCGAACAGAGGAAGCCGTGACGAAATAT GGTCTTGAACTCGATGATTTCATTTCGGGTCCCAGGGAGCTATTACTGAAATTCGTGGAGGAAAATTATCCTTTGCCTGAAAAGCCTGAACCTCTCACCG ATACGGGAGAGGAAAGTGTAAAGGAACTTCAAAGGAAGAGGCATTCAGCTAGACCTGATGTTTCACTAAAAGGGAGAGTTAGGAAAGTTGCTAAGTGGAGACCTGCAAGTGATGATGAAAGTGATGACGACATGGACT CTGATTCTGCAAATGATTCCAATGAATCTGATGATGAGTTTCAGATATGTGATGTCTGCAATATGGAAGAG GAGAGAAAGAGACTGCTCCGATGTTCCTGCTGTGGTAAGCTAATTCATTCTGCGTGCGTGGTGCCTCCCGTTGAGGATGCTGTTCCTGAAGATTGGTCATGCCAATCGTGCAAAGAAAAGACTGAAGAATATCTCCAAGCTAGACAAGTTTATGTCCAAGAGCTTCTGAAGAG GTATGAAGGAGCTATGGAacggaaaatgaaaatattggAGGTAATCCGTTCACTGGACCTTCCAAATAATCCTTTGGATGACATAATTGATCAG CTTGGAGGCCCAGATAAAGTCGCAGAAATGACTGGAAGACGGGGAATGCTTGTTAGAGCTGCAAATGGGAGAGGTGTTATGTATCAGGCGAGAAACAC GAAAGATGTCACCATGGAAATGGTCAACATGCACGAGAAGCAGCTCTTTATGGATGGCAAGAAGTTAGTTGCTATCATCTCTGAGGCTGGATCTGCCGGTGTTTCTTTGCAGGCTGATCGAAGGGCAATAAACCAG AGAAGGAGAGTACATTTGACGCTGGAACTTCCTTGGAGTGCTGATCGAGCGATTCAACAGTTTGGGAGAACACATAGGTCAAATCAAGCTTCTGCGCCTGAGTATAG GCTGCTTTTTACTAATCTTGGTGGTGAACGTCGGTTTGCATCTATTGTTGCCAAGAGATTGGAGACTCTTGGAGCTTTAACACAGGGAGATAGGAG GGCCGGACCATCTTTGAGTGCCTATAATTATGATAGTACATATGGGAAGAAGGCCTTGATGATGATGTATAGAGGAATTATGGAGCAG GATGCCTTGCCAGTTGTGCCCCCAGGATGTTCGCCCGAAGAACCTGATAAGATCCAGAACTTCATTCTTAAGGCAAAAGCTGCTCTAGTGTCGGTTGGAATAGTTAGGGACACTGTCCTAG gaaatggaaaagataatTTTAAGTTCTCCGGCCGCATTATTGACTCGGACATGCATGATATTGGACGCTTCCTTAATCGACTCTTAGGTCTGCCACCTGAGATCCAGAATAG GCTCTTTGAACTGTTTGTTAGCATTTTGGATCTTACTGTTCAAAATGCACGGATTGAGGGGCATCTGGACTCGGGGATTGTTGACATAAGAGCTAACCTTATAGAATTGCAAGGAACACCAAAG ACTGTTCATGTTGATCAGATGTCCGGTGCATCTACAGTATTGTTTACCTTCACTTTGGATCGTGGAATCATGTGGGAG ACTGCAAGTTCCCTGCTCGACGAGCGACAAAAAGATGGCGTTGGCTCATCAAGTGATGGGTTTTATGAGTCAAAAAGAGAGTGGTTGGGAAAGCGGCACTATGTTTTGGCATTTGAAAG CTCTACTTCAGGAATGTTTAAGATAGTCCGTCCGACTGTTGGGGAGTCAGTGAG GGAAATGCCTCTGTCAGAGCTAAAAAGCAAGTACCGAAAATTGGCATCTCTGGAGAAGGCTCGGAGCGGTTGGGAAGATGAGTATGAACTATCATCCAAACAG TGCATGCACGGTCCAAATTGTAAGCTCGGAAGCTATTGTACAGTCGGCCGAAGACTCCAGGAAGTGAACGTACTGGGTGGTCTCATTCTTCCTGTCTGGGGCACAATTGAGAAGGCCCTGGCAAAGCAG GCTCGTCAAAGCCATAAGCGGCTTCGTGTTGTACGAATAGAAACTACCACAGACAAACAGCGTATTGTGGGGCTCTTCATCCCCAACTCGGCAGTCGAATCCGTGCTACAAG ACTTGGCCTGGGTTCAGGATATCGAAGACTGA
- the LOC116197285 gene encoding protein FORGETTER 1 isoform X2, protein MTQPPPPPLPSPPAAPGVQVRCAGCRMILTVAPGVTEFACPSCKLPQMLPPELMTMRNPPPTHQQQLKPAHGIDPTKIQLPCAHCKAILNVPHGLARFKCPQCDTDLAVDLSKLKNLLPPPPFPPPEEVNEMAIEVEREEDEGGLSGETFTDYRPPKLSIGPPHPDPIVETSSLSAVQPPEPTYNLKIKDSLEASKALSCLQIETLVYACQRHHQHLPSGTRAGFFVGDGAGVGKGRTMAGLIWENWQHGRRKALWISVGSDLKYDARRDLDDVGATCVEVHALNKLPYSKLDSKSVGVKEGVLFLTYSSLIASSEKGRSRLQQLVQWGGSGFDGLVIFDECHKAKNLIPEAGSQPTRTGEAVLDIQARLPEGRVVYCSATGASEPRNMGYMVRLGLWGTGTSFSDFREFLVALEKGGVGALELVAMDMKARGMYVCRTLSYKGAEFDIVEAPLEDNMMEMYKKAAEFWAELRVELLSASVLLNEEKPNSSQLWRVYWSSHQRFFRHMCMSAKVPAVVRLAKQALHENKCVVIGLQSTGEARTEEAVTKYGLELDDFISGPRELLLKFVEENYPLPEKPEPLTDTGEESVKELQRKRHSARPDVSLKGRVRKVAKWRPASDDESDDDMDSDSANDSNESDDEFQICDVCNMEEERKRLLRCSCCGKLIHSACVVPPVEDAVPEDWSCQSCKEKTEEYLQARQVYVQELLKRYEGAMERKMKILELGGPDKVAEMTGRRGMLVRAANGRGVMYQARNTKDVTMEMVNMHEKQLFMDGKKLVAIISEAGSAGVSLQADRRAINQRRRVHLTLELPWSADRAIQQFGRTHRSNQASAPEYRLLFTNLGGERRFASIVAKRLETLGALTQGDRRAGPSLSAYNYDSTYGKKALMMMYRGIMEQDALPVVPPGCSPEEPDKIQNFILKAKAALVSVGIVRDTVLGNGKDNFKFSGRIIDSDMHDIGRFLNRLLGLPPEIQNRLFELFVSILDLTVQNARIEGHLDSGIVDIRANLIELQGTPKTVHVDQMSGASTVLFTFTLDRGIMWETASSLLDERQKDGVGSSSDGFYESKREWLGKRHYVLAFESSTSGMFKIVRPTVGESVREMPLSELKSKYRKLASLEKARSGWEDEYELSSKQCMHGPNCKLGSYCTVGRRLQEVNVLGGLILPVWGTIEKALAKQARQSHKRLRVVRIETTTDKQRIVGLFIPNSAVESVLQDLAWVQDIED, encoded by the exons ATGACGCAGCCACCGCCACCGCCGCTGCCTTCGCCGCCCGCGGCCCCCGGAGTGCAGGTGCGGTGCGCGGGTTGCAGGATGATCCTCACGGTGGCCCCTGGGGTGACGGAATTCGCGTGCCCTTCGTGCAAGCTCCCGCAGATGCTGCCACCGGAGCTGATGACAATGAGGAACCCACCGCCGACGCACCAGCAGCAGTTGAAGCCCGCTCACGGCATCGACCCCACCAAGATCCAGCTGCCCTGCGCCCACTGCAAGGCCATCCTCAATGTCCCCCACGGCCTGGCTCGCTTCAAGTGCCCTCAGTGCGACACCGACCTCGCCGTCGATCTCTCCAAGCTTAAGAACTTGCTGCCTCCTCCTCCGTTTCCTCCTCCCGAGGAAGTCAACGAG ATGGCAATTGAAGTTGAgcgagaagaagatgaaggcGGTTTGTCGGGTGAAACTTTTACTGATTAT CGCCCTCCTAAATTATCAATCGGACCTCCTCACCCAGATCCTATTGTGGAGACGTCATCCTTGTCTGCAGTCCAACCTCCTGAGCCtacatataatttaaaaattaaggatAGTCTGGAAGCATCAAAGGCTTTGTCATGCTTGCAGATTGAGACATTGGTCTACGCTTGTCAG CGACACCATCAACACCTCCCCAGTGGCACTAGGGCTGGATTTTTTGTTGGAGATGGAGCTGGAGTAGGTAAAGGTCGAACAATGGCTGGTTTGATATGGGAGAATTGGCAGCATGGGAGGAGGAAAGCATT GTGGATTTCTGTTGGTTCTGATTTGAAATATGATGCGAGAAGAGATTTGGATGATGTGGGTGCAACTTGTGTTGAAG TGCATGCCTTAAACAAACTCCCTTATTCTAAGCTTGATTCAAAGTCTGTTGGGGTGAAGGAGGGAGTCCTGTTTCTGACGTATAGCAGTCTTATAGCATCTTCTGAGAAAGGCCGTTCTCGTCTGCAGCAGCTTGTCCAATGGGGTGGATCAGGGTTTGATGGTCTTGTCATATTTGACGAG TGTCACAAGGCTAAAAATTTGATACCTGAAGCTGGAAGTCAACCAACACGAACTGGTGAAGCTGTTCTTGACATTCAG GCCCGACTTCCAGAAGGCCGTGTTGTTTACTGTTCAGCAACTGGTGCATCTGAACCCCGGAATATGGGGTATATGGTGCGACTTGGACTTTGGGGAACTGGAACAAGTTTTTCAGATTTTCGTGAATTCTTAG TTGCTCTTGAGAAGGGAGGTGTTGGAGCATTGGAACTTGTTGCTATGGACATGAAAGCAAG GGGGATGTATGTATGCCGTACTCTAAGCTACAAAGGAGCAGAATTTGATATTGTTGAAGCTCCACTTGAGGACAACATGATG GAGATGTATAAAAAGGCAGCTGAGTTTTGGGCAGAGTTACGTGTGGAGTTGCTTTCAGCGAGTGTTCTTCTTAATGAGGAAAAACCCAATTCCAGTCAGTTGTGGAGAGTATATTGGTCAAGCCATCAG AGGTTCTTTAGACACATGTGCATGTCAGCAAAAGTGCCTGCGGTAGTAAGATTAGCAAAACAAGCTTTGCATGAAAATAAGTGTGTGGTCATTGGCCTTCAGAGTACTGGAGAAGCTCGAACAGAGGAAGCCGTGACGAAATAT GGTCTTGAACTCGATGATTTCATTTCGGGTCCCAGGGAGCTATTACTGAAATTCGTGGAGGAAAATTATCCTTTGCCTGAAAAGCCTGAACCTCTCACCG ATACGGGAGAGGAAAGTGTAAAGGAACTTCAAAGGAAGAGGCATTCAGCTAGACCTGATGTTTCACTAAAAGGGAGAGTTAGGAAAGTTGCTAAGTGGAGACCTGCAAGTGATGATGAAAGTGATGACGACATGGACT CTGATTCTGCAAATGATTCCAATGAATCTGATGATGAGTTTCAGATATGTGATGTCTGCAATATGGAAGAG GAGAGAAAGAGACTGCTCCGATGTTCCTGCTGTGGTAAGCTAATTCATTCTGCGTGCGTGGTGCCTCCCGTTGAGGATGCTGTTCCTGAAGATTGGTCATGCCAATCGTGCAAAGAAAAGACTGAAGAATATCTCCAAGCTAGACAAGTTTATGTCCAAGAGCTTCTGAAGAG GTATGAAGGAGCTATGGAacggaaaatgaaaatattggAG CTTGGAGGCCCAGATAAAGTCGCAGAAATGACTGGAAGACGGGGAATGCTTGTTAGAGCTGCAAATGGGAGAGGTGTTATGTATCAGGCGAGAAACAC GAAAGATGTCACCATGGAAATGGTCAACATGCACGAGAAGCAGCTCTTTATGGATGGCAAGAAGTTAGTTGCTATCATCTCTGAGGCTGGATCTGCCGGTGTTTCTTTGCAGGCTGATCGAAGGGCAATAAACCAG AGAAGGAGAGTACATTTGACGCTGGAACTTCCTTGGAGTGCTGATCGAGCGATTCAACAGTTTGGGAGAACACATAGGTCAAATCAAGCTTCTGCGCCTGAGTATAG GCTGCTTTTTACTAATCTTGGTGGTGAACGTCGGTTTGCATCTATTGTTGCCAAGAGATTGGAGACTCTTGGAGCTTTAACACAGGGAGATAGGAG GGCCGGACCATCTTTGAGTGCCTATAATTATGATAGTACATATGGGAAGAAGGCCTTGATGATGATGTATAGAGGAATTATGGAGCAG GATGCCTTGCCAGTTGTGCCCCCAGGATGTTCGCCCGAAGAACCTGATAAGATCCAGAACTTCATTCTTAAGGCAAAAGCTGCTCTAGTGTCGGTTGGAATAGTTAGGGACACTGTCCTAG gaaatggaaaagataatTTTAAGTTCTCCGGCCGCATTATTGACTCGGACATGCATGATATTGGACGCTTCCTTAATCGACTCTTAGGTCTGCCACCTGAGATCCAGAATAG GCTCTTTGAACTGTTTGTTAGCATTTTGGATCTTACTGTTCAAAATGCACGGATTGAGGGGCATCTGGACTCGGGGATTGTTGACATAAGAGCTAACCTTATAGAATTGCAAGGAACACCAAAG ACTGTTCATGTTGATCAGATGTCCGGTGCATCTACAGTATTGTTTACCTTCACTTTGGATCGTGGAATCATGTGGGAG ACTGCAAGTTCCCTGCTCGACGAGCGACAAAAAGATGGCGTTGGCTCATCAAGTGATGGGTTTTATGAGTCAAAAAGAGAGTGGTTGGGAAAGCGGCACTATGTTTTGGCATTTGAAAG CTCTACTTCAGGAATGTTTAAGATAGTCCGTCCGACTGTTGGGGAGTCAGTGAG GGAAATGCCTCTGTCAGAGCTAAAAAGCAAGTACCGAAAATTGGCATCTCTGGAGAAGGCTCGGAGCGGTTGGGAAGATGAGTATGAACTATCATCCAAACAG TGCATGCACGGTCCAAATTGTAAGCTCGGAAGCTATTGTACAGTCGGCCGAAGACTCCAGGAAGTGAACGTACTGGGTGGTCTCATTCTTCCTGTCTGGGGCACAATTGAGAAGGCCCTGGCAAAGCAG GCTCGTCAAAGCCATAAGCGGCTTCGTGTTGTACGAATAGAAACTACCACAGACAAACAGCGTATTGTGGGGCTCTTCATCCCCAACTCGGCAGTCGAATCCGTGCTACAAG ACTTGGCCTGGGTTCAGGATATCGAAGACTGA
- the LOC116197300 gene encoding metacaspase-4 produces the protein MAKKALLIGCNYPGTKAELKGCINDVKRMHRCLTERYDFSDEDITVLIDTDDSYVQPTGKNIRRALADLVRSAEPGDLLFVHYSGHGTRLPAETGEEDDTGYDECIVPCDMNLITDDDFREFVDQIPDGCRITIVSDSCHSGGLIEQAKEQIGDSTRPDGSEEESSGFGFKSFLHQKVKDAFESRGVHIPSGLRHHRHHEEGGGDGDREVEIADGELGYVKSRSLPLDTLIDILKQKTGKDDIDVGKLRPTLFDIFGDDASPKVKKFMKVILDKLQHRQGEDGEGGGGFLGMVGSLAQEFLKQKLDEGDEGYAKPAMEVEVGSKQEAYAGTTKRSFPDGGILISGCQTDQTSADASPSGNAREAYGACSNAIQTIIAETDGAVSYQELVVRAREMLKSQGFTQRPGLYCSDHHLESSFVC, from the exons atggCGAAGAAGGCTTTGTTGATAGGGTGCAATTACCCAGGGACGAAAGCGGAGCTGAAGGGATGCATCAACGACGTCAAGCGGATGCACCGCTGCCTCACCGAGCGCTACGACTTCTCCGACGAGGACATCACCGTCCTTATCGACACCGACGACTCCTACGTCCAGCCCACCGGCAAGAACATCCGCCGCGCCTTAGCCGACCTCGTCCGGTCCGCCGAGCCCGGCGATCTCCTCTTCGTCCACTACAGCGGCCACGGCACCCGCCTCCCTGCCGAGACCGGCGAGGAGGACGACACCGGCTACGACGAATGCATCGTCCCCTGCGACATGAATCTCATCACCG ATGATGATTTCAGGGAGTTTGTGGACCAGATACCCGATGGCTGCCGCATAACGATCGTCTCTGATTCGTGCCACAGCGGCGGTCTCATCGAGCAGGCCAAGGAGCAGATCGGGGACAGCACCAGGCCCGATGGATCCGAAGAAGAGAGCTCGGGTTTTGGATTTAAGAGTTTCCTGCATCAGAAAGTGAAGGATGCGTTCGAGTCCCGGGGAGTCCACATTCCCTCGGGGCTCCGCCACCACAGGCACCACGAAGAAGGAGGAGGGGATGGAGATCGGGAGGTCGAGATCGCTGATGGAGAGCTCGGCTACGTGAAGAGCAGGTCGCTGCCGCTCGACACTCTGATCGATATACTGAAGCAGAAGACGGGAAAGGATGATATAGATGTTGGGAAGCTGCGGCCAACCCTTTTCGACATCTTCGGGGATGACGCCAGCCCCAAGGTGAAGAagttcatgaaggtgatcctGGACAAGCTGCAGCACCGTCAGGGGGAAGACGGTGAGGGCGGCGGGGGGTTCCTGGGCATGGTCGGGAGCTTGGCCCAGGAGTTTCTCAAGCAGAAGCTTGATGAGGGCGACGAAGGGTATGCAAAGCCCGCAATGGAGGTCGAGGTCGGAAGCAAGCAAGAGGCCTACGCGGGAACAACAAAACGGTCATTCCCGGATGGTGGGATCCTGATCAGTGGGTGTCAGACCGACCAGACTTCGGCGGATGCGAGCCCCTCAGGGAATGCCCGCGAGGCATACGGGGCTTGTAGCAATGCCATACAGACCATAATAGCAGAGACAGACGGTGCGGTCAGCTACCAGGAGCTCGTAGTAAGGGCGAGGGAGATGCTCAAGAGCCAGGGCTTCACTCAGCGCCCCGGCCTCTATTGCAGCGACCACCACCTTGAGTCCTCCTTCGTTTGCTGA
- the LOC116193220 gene encoding 16.9 kDa class I heat shock protein 1-like — protein sequence MFSPLMAQWGSLIDPFRGFSLEEDSSEARMDWRETPDAHVFDVDLPGLSKEEVKLQLVPEGRVLQITAERKEEEEEGKGDRWHCRERTERGGYFRQFRLPDDAKVHEIKASMQDGVLTVVVPKDKEAQRGKKSDKGHKKAIEISGDDGGHAKDHKRLIGRFVCCKA from the coding sequence ATGTTCTCACCACTAATGGCACAGTGGGGCAGCCTCATCGATCCCTTCCGAGGGTTCTCCCTCGAGGAGGACAGCTCTGAAGCCCGGATGGATTGGAGGGAGACGCCGGATGCCCACGTGTTCGACGTGGACCTCCCGGGCCTCTCGAAGGAGGAGGTGAAACTCCAGCTGGTCCCCGAAGGAAGAGTCCTCCAGATAACTGCGGAGaggaaggaggaagaagaggaaggcaAAGGCGACAGGTGGCATTGCAGGGAGAGGACGGAGCGTGGCGGCTACTTCAGGCAGTTCCGGCTGCCGGATGATGCGAAGGTGCACGAGATAAAGGCGTCGATGCAGGACGGCGTGCTGACCGTGGTCGTGCCCAAGGACAAGGAGGCGCAGCGCGGGAAGAAGAGTGACAAGGGACACAAGAAGGCCATTGAAATTTCCGGGGACGACGGTGGCCATGCCAAGGATCATAAGCGCCTGATTGGTCGCTTTGTTTGCTGCAAGGCTTGA